A genome region from Conger conger chromosome 16, fConCon1.1, whole genome shotgun sequence includes the following:
- the eef2kmt gene encoding protein-lysine N-methyltransferase EEF2KMT, with protein MNISNDKIGEDDKRSVRDSQDMILTFQVSFFAMCRLSSFPWSTLEMKLQCNDSSDIILEILKKTCLHSICRKTPPSVKYRRIFLSELIKRHEATTAEPLDDLYDALGEVVGAEEEPVCYKSYLLPSGDAVSLSESMALISEGTTGLVTWEAALFMAEWALENPQIFADRTVLELGSGVGLTGVAVCRSCAPRRYVFSDCHPSVLQQLRNNARLNGLQVGSGPHATVTVEELDWAAVTVKQMRELSFDTVIASDVVYDPEIISCLVGLLSKILNCTVKGSCANVYISSTIRNPDTYSCFKTQLESSGIKHQVINDPVKPIFPYNRNTSIEIIKLYL; from the exons ATGAATATTTCAAATGATAAAATTGGCGAGGATGACAAGAGGAGCGTAAGAGACAGCCAAGATATGATACTAACTTTCCAAGTCTCCTTCTTCGCAATGTGTCGCTTGTCTTCGTTTCCGTGGAGT ACCCTTGAAATGAAATTGCAATGCAACGATTCCTCCGATATTATCCTTGAAATTCTGAAGAAG ACATGTCTTCATTCAATATGTCGAAAGACTCCCCCATCTGTTAAGTACAGACGTATCTTCCTCTCCGAATTGATTAAAAGG CATGAAGCCACAACAGCCGAACCGCTGGATGACCTGTACGATGCTTTAGGCGAAGTTGTGGGTGCAGAAGAAGAACCGGTGTGCTACAAAAGCTACTTACTG CCCTCGGGAGATGCTGTCAGCCTTTCGGAAAGCATGGCCCTCATCTCTGAGGGAACCACGGGCTTGGTGACGTGGGAGGCCGCGCTCTTTATGGCAGAATGGGCTCTGGAGAACCCGCAAATCTTCGCAGACAG GACTGTGCTGGAACTGGGCAGCGGGGTGGGGCTGACGGGCGTGGCTGTGTGTCGGTCCTGCGCCCCGCGTCGGTATGTGTTCAGTGACTGCCACCCCAGTGTGCTGCAGCAGCTGCGGAACAATGCACGGCTCAACGGGCTGCAGGTCGGCAGCGGCCCTCATGCGACCGTTACTGTGGAGGAGCTCGACTGGGCTGCTGTCACAGTGAAGCAGATGCGGGAACTTAGTTTTGACACGGTTATCGCTTCAG ATGTGGTATATGACCCTGAAATCATTAGCTGTCTGGTGGGGCTGCTGTCCAAGATATTGAATTGCACAGTCAAAGGCAGCTGTGCCAATGTCTACATTTCCTCCACCATACGGAATCCAGACACCTACAGCTGCTTCAAGACCCAACTCG aaagttctggaatcAAACACCAGGTCATCAATGATCCTGTCAAGCCAATCTTCCCTTATAACAGGAATACCTCCATTGAgataattaaattgtatttataa
- the alg1 gene encoding chitobiosyldiphosphodolichol beta-mannosyltransferase: MADMNSSVIVVLLLIAGCISSLYFRQYGLIYSAFPGFAVACVLLLARRLRASNGLPNRNVCVLVLGDIGRSPRMQYHAISLSKHGYNVSFVGFLGTKPHQDVLGNERIKIIPISELKGLTAGPKILRYVTKVILQSLQLFYVLVKIDAPSYVLKQNPPGLPGIAVTWLVCLLRGSKFIIDWHNYGYTIMALTHGEKHLIVRVAKWYEKFFGVFSHHNLCVTHAMKEDLQRNWSIKATTLYDKPPLMFKEASLETRHSLFMKMRDLYSPFKSPDETHSEGVERTAFTERDGGTVTLTDGRPALLLSSTSWTEDEDFSILLKALEEYERFVEDGATLPSLVCVITGKGPQKEYYKALIDKLQLKHVQFCTPWLEAEDYPILLGSADLGVCLHKSSSGLDLPMKVVDMFGCCLPVCAIHFQCLHELVKHEENGLIFKDSQELAEQLKTLLSDFPGSEGRLARFRRNLRTNEQLRWDESWDSTVLPLLGSDGS, from the exons ATGGCGGACATGAACTCCTCTGTGATTGTAGTTTTGTTACTGATAGCAGGTTGTATAAGCAGTTTGTATTTCAGGCAGTATGGATTAATTTACTCTGCTTTCCCGGGCTTCGCTGTTGCATGCGTGCTCCTGCTAGCAAGGAGGTTGCGGGCAAGTAACGGGCTCCCAAACCGCAATGTGTGCGTCTTGGTGTTGGGAGATATTGGACGAAGTCCTCGCATGCAGTATCACGCCATCTCCCTCAGCAAACACGGATACAACGTTTCATTTGTTGGCTTCCTTG GCACAAAGCCCCACCAAGATGTTCTTGGAAATGAAAGAATAAAGATTATTCCAATTTCAGAATTGAAAGGGCTTACAG CTGGCCCAAAAATCCTCAGATATGTCACCAAGGTGATTTTACAATCACTGCAACTTTTCTATGTGCTGGTGAAGATCGATGCGCCCTCTTATGTTCTGAAGCAG AATCCCCCTGGTTTGCCTGGTATCGCAGTGACGTGGTTGGTGTGTTTGCTACGAGGCAGCAAGTTCATCATTGACTGGCACAACTACGGCTACACCATCATGGCACTAACTCACGGGGAGAAGCACCTCATCGTCCGAGTTGCCAAATG GTATGAGAagttttttggtgttttttctcATCACAACCTCTGTGTCACGCATGCTATGAAGGAAGATCTACAGAGAAACTGGAGTATAAA GGCGACGACACTGTACGACAAGCCCCCCCTGATGTTTAAGGAGGCCTCATTGGAGACCCGGCACAGTCTGTTCATGAAAATGAGGGATCTCTATTCTCCGTTTAAGTCACC GGATGAGACCCACAGCGAAGGGGTAGAGAGGACCGCGTTCACAGAGCGGGATGGAGGCACTGTGACCCTCACTGACGGACGCCCCGCCCTGCTCCTAAGCAGCACCAGCTGGACCG AGGATGAGGATTTCTCCATTCTGCTGAAAGCATTAGAGG AATATGAAAGGTTTGTTGAGGATGGGGCCACATTACCTTCACTGGTCTGCGTCATCACAG GTAAAGGCCCACAGAAGGAGTACTACAAAGCACTGATTGACAAACTGCAGCTCAAACACGTACAGTTCTGCACACCTTGGCTGGAAGCTGAGGATTATCCCATCCTGCTAG GATCAGCTGATCTTGGAGTCTGCCTGCACAAGTCCTCCAGTGGCCTGGATCTGCCCATGAAGGTGGTGGACATGTTCGGCTGCTGCCTGCCAGTCTGTGCCATACACTTCCAATG TTTGCATGAGCTGGTGAAACATGAGGAGAATGGGCTGATATTCAAGGATTCCCAGGAGCTAGCCGAACAGCTGAAG ACACTTCTGTCAGACTTCCCGGGATCAGAGGGGAGGCTGGCTCGTTTCCGGAGGAACCTGAGGACCAATGAGCAGCTGCGATGGGACGAGAGCTGGGACAGCACTGTACTCCCTCTGCTGGGCTCCGATGGCAGCTGA